In a genomic window of Passer domesticus isolate bPasDom1 chromosome 3, bPasDom1.hap1, whole genome shotgun sequence:
- the MTR gene encoding methionine synthase isoform X7: MRPFIETIGKCTTAYIICYPNAGLPNTFGGYDETPEVTAKHIKDFALDGLVNIVGGCCGTTPAHIRKIAEAVKFCKPRVPPSLSQGYMLLSGLEPFRIGPYTNFVNIGERCNVAGSRKFAKLIMAGNYEEALSVAKLQVEMGAQILDINMDDGMLDGPTAMARFCNLISSEPDIAKVPLCIDSSNFSVIEAGLKCCQGKCIVNSISLKEGEEDFLEKARKIKLYGAAVVVMAFDEVGQATETETKIAVCSRAYHLLVENVHFNPNDIIFDPNILTIGTGMEEHNLYAINFINATKTIKETLPGARISGGLSNLSFSFRGMDAIREAMHGVFLYHAIKYGMDMGIVNAGNLPVYDDIQKELLQLCENLIWNKDPDATEKLLHYAQNHAQGGKKVVQTDEWRKGSVEERLEYALIKGIEKYVISDTEEARLKQEKYPRPLNVIEGPLMNGMKIVGDLFGAGKMFLPQVIKSARVMKKAVGHLIPYMEKEREERRAKQGSTEEEDPYQGTIVLATVKGDVHDIGKNIVGVVLGCNNFRVIDLGVMTPCDKILRAAVENKADIIGLSGLITPSLDEMIFVAKEMERLAIKIPLLIGGATTSKTHTAVKIAPRYSAPVVHVLDASKSVVVCSQLLDDSIKDDFFEEILEEYEEIRQEHYESLKERRYLSLQQARRKGFHNDWLSGHIPVKPKFIGTKVFEDYDLRRLVEYIDWKPFFDVWQLRGKYPNRSFPKIFNDKTVGEEAKRVYNDAQDLLKTLINEKKLQARGVVGFWPARSVQDDIHLYAVEEAVGSSEPIAKFYGLRQQAEKDSACTDPYYCLSDFIAPLDSGICDYLGLFAVACFGVDDLCSEFRKQEDEYNIIMVKALGDRLAEAFAEELHERVRREFWAYSSSEQLDLSGLRKIKYEGIRPAPGYPSQPDHTEKLTMWKLANIEETTGIGLTESLAMMPASAVSGLYFSSPNSKYFAVGKICKDQVEDYALRKNLSVAEVEKWLEPILGYDTEQL; this comes from the exons AAAAATTGCCGAAGCTGTGAAATTCTGTAAGCCTCGTGTTCCACCTTCTCTCTCTCAAGGATACATGCTGCTGTCAG GTCTGGAGCCATTCAGGATTGGGCCATACACCAACTTCGTTAATATTGGTGAACGTTGCAATGTTGCAGGATCACGGAAGTTTGCTAAACTCATCATGGCAGGCAACTATGAA GAAGCCCTGAGTGTAGCCAAGTTGCAAGTTGAGATGGGGGCCCAGATTCTTGACATAAATATGGATGATGGGATGTTGGATGGCCCCACTGCAATGGCCAGATTTTGTAACTTGATTTCTTCGGAACCTGATATTGCAAAG GTGCCATTATGCATAGACTCCTCAAATTTTTCAGTGATTGAAGCAGGTTTGAAATGTTGCCAAGGGAAATGCATTGTAAACAGCATCAGTCTAAAGGAAGGTGAGGAAGACTTCTTGGAGAAAGCGAGGAAAATTAAATTGTATGGAGCTGCTGTCGTTGTTATGGCTTTTGATGAAGTGGGGCAG GCAACAGAAACAGAAACCAAGATTGCAGTCTGTTCCAGAGCTTATCATCTCCTTGTGGAAAACGTTCACTTCAATCCGAACGATATAATATTTGACCCTAATATTTTGACCATAGGAACTGGAATGGAAGAACATAACCTTTATGCCATAAATTTTATCAATGCTACTAAAACCATAAAA GAAACACTGCCAGGAGCCAGGATAAGTGGAGGTCTTTCCAATCTGTCCTTCTCCTTTCGAGGAATGGATGCCATTCGAGAAGCAATGCATGGAGTGTTCCTTTACCACGCGATTAAG TATGGCATGGACATGGGAATTGTGAATGCTGGGAATCTGCCTGTGTATGATGATATCCAAAAGGAATTGCTGCAACTGTGTGAGAATCTAATCTGGAACAAAGATCCTGATGCGACAGAGAAGCTTTTACATTATGCTCAG AATCATgcccagggaggaaaaaaagttgtACAGACTGATGAGTGGCGTAAAGGCTCTGtggaggaaaggctggaataTGCTCTCATCAAG ggcaTTGAGAAGTATGTCATTTCAGATACAGAAGAAGCAAgattaaaacaggaaaaatatccTAGACCTCTAAATGTAATTGAAGGGCCTTTGATGAATGGCATGAAAATTGTTGGTGATCTTTTTGGTGCTGGAAAGATGTTTCTGCCCCAg GTGATAAAGTCTGCTCGAGTTATGAAGAAAGCAGTTGGCCACCTTATTCCCTatatggaaaaagaaagagaggaaaggagagCCAAGCAAGGCAGCACAGAAGAAGAG GATCCTTACCAGGGTACAATAGTATTGGCAACTGTGAAGGGAGATGTACATGATATCGGCAAGAACATCGTGGGAGTTGTTCTGGGCTGCAACAACTTCAG AGTTATTGATTTAGGAGTCATGACTCCATGTGATAAGATATTAAGAGCTGCTGTTGAGAACAAAGCAG ATATAATTGGCCTGTCTGGTCTCATCACCCCATCTTTGGATGAGATGATTTTTGTCGCCAAGGAAATGGAGAGATTGGCAATAAAGATTCCTTTGCTCATTGGAGGAGCAACTACTTCTAA AACACACACAGCTGTTAAAATTGCCCCACGATATAGCGCACCTGTAGTTCATGTCCTGGATGCATCCAAGAGTGTTGTGGTT TGCTCACAGCTCTTAGATGACAGTATAAAGGATGATTTCTTTGAAGAAATATTAGAAGAATATGAAGAAATTAGACAAGAACACTATGAGTCTCTCAAG GAAAGAAGGTACTTGTCTCTACAGCAAGCTAGAAGAAAAGGTTTCCATAATGACTGGTTATCAGGCCATATACCAG TTAAACCAAAATTCATTGGCACAAAAGTCTTTGAAGATTATGACCTGAGGAGGCTGGTAGAGTACATTGACTGGAAGCCCTTCTTTGACGTCTGGCAGCTTAGGGGAAAGTATCCCAACAGGAGTTTCCCTAAGATCTTCAATGATAAAACTGTAG gTGAAGAAGCAAAGAGAGTTTATAACGATGCTCAAGATCTACTGAAAACATTGattaatgaaaagaaattacaagCCAGAGGTGTGGTTGGGTTCTGGCCAGCTCGAAGTGTTCAAGATGATATCCACTTGTATGCTGTAGAAGAGGCAGTGGGATCTTCAGAACCAATAGCAAAATTTTATGGTTTGAGGCAACAG GCTGAAAAGGACTCTGCCTGCACAGATCCATATTACTGCCTCTCTGACTTCATAGCACCACTAGATTCTGGCATTTGTGACTACTTAGGCCTTTTTGCAGTGGCCTGCTTTGGTGTAGATGATTTATGCAGTGAATTTAGGAAACAGGAGGATGAATACAACATCATAATGGTGAAGGCTCTTGGTGATCGGTTGGCAGAG GCATTTGCTGAGGAGCTTCATGAAAGAGTTCGAAGGGAATTCTGGGCTTACAGTAGTAGTGAGCAGCTGGATCTCTCTGGCCTACGCAAAATTAAATATGAGGGAATTCGCCCTGCCCCTGGATATCCCAGCCAGCCTGACCATACGGAGAAACTCACCATGTGGAAACTTGCAAACATTGAGGAAACAACAG GAATTGGTCTAACAGAATCACTAGCAATGATGCCTGCTTCTGCAGTTTCTGGCCTCTATTTTTCCAGTCCCAATTCCAAATATTTTGCTGTTGGCAAGATATGTAAAGATCAG GTTGAAGATTATGCACTGAGAAAAAATTTGTCTGTGGCAGAAGTGGAGAAGTGGCTGGAACCCATTTTGGGATATGATACTGAACAACTGTGA
- the MTR gene encoding methionine synthase isoform X10 — protein MLPDPYLFLELLWIRVGVPSLARQERHLSLVFPTVSHFGLPNTFGGYDETPEVTAKHIKDFALDGLVNIVGGCCGTTPAHIRKIAEAVKFCKPRVPPSLSQGYMLLSGLEPFRIGPYTNFVNIGERCNVAGSRKFAKLIMAGNYEEALSVAKLQVEMGAQILDINMDDGMLDGPTAMARFCNLISSEPDIAKVPLCIDSSNFSVIEAGLKCCQGKCIVNSISLKEGEEDFLEKARKIKLYGAAVVVMAFDEVGQATETETKIAVCSRAYHLLVENVHFNPNDIIFDPNILTIGTGMEEHNLYAINFINATKTIKETLPGARISGGLSNLSFSFRGMDAIREAMHGVFLYHAIKYGMDMGIVNAGNLPVYDDIQKELLQLCENLIWNKDPDATEKLLHYAQNHAQGGKKVVQTDEWRKGSVEERLEYALIKGIEKYVISDTEEARLKQEKYPRPLNVIEGPLMNGMKIVGDLFGAGKMFLPQVIKSARVMKKAVGHLIPYMEKEREERRAKQGSTEEEDPYQGTIVLATVKGDVHDIGKNIVGVVLGCNNFRVIDLGVMTPCDKILRAAVENKADIIGLSGLITPSLDEMIFVAKEMERLAIKIPLLIGGATTSKTHTAVKIAPRYSAPVVHVLDASKSVVVCSQLLDDSIKDDFFEEILEEYEEIRQEHYESLKERRYLSLQQARRKGFHNDWLSGHIPVKPKFIGTKVFEDYDLRRLVEYIDWKPFFDVWQLRGKYPNRSFPKIFNDKTVGEEAKRVYNDAQDLLKTLINEKKLQARGVVGFWPARSVQDDIHLYAVEEAVGSSEPIAKFYGLRQQAEKDSACTDPYYCLSDFIAPLDSGICDYLGLFAVACFGVDDLCSEFRKQEDEYNIIMVKALGDRLAEAFAEELHERVRREFWAYSSSEQLDLSGLRKIKYEGIRPAPGYPSQPDHTEKLTMWKLANIEETTGIGLTESLAMMPASAVSGLYFSSPNSKYFAVGKICKDQVEDYALRKNLSVAEVEKWLEPILGYDTEQL, from the exons AAAAATTGCCGAAGCTGTGAAATTCTGTAAGCCTCGTGTTCCACCTTCTCTCTCTCAAGGATACATGCTGCTGTCAG GTCTGGAGCCATTCAGGATTGGGCCATACACCAACTTCGTTAATATTGGTGAACGTTGCAATGTTGCAGGATCACGGAAGTTTGCTAAACTCATCATGGCAGGCAACTATGAA GAAGCCCTGAGTGTAGCCAAGTTGCAAGTTGAGATGGGGGCCCAGATTCTTGACATAAATATGGATGATGGGATGTTGGATGGCCCCACTGCAATGGCCAGATTTTGTAACTTGATTTCTTCGGAACCTGATATTGCAAAG GTGCCATTATGCATAGACTCCTCAAATTTTTCAGTGATTGAAGCAGGTTTGAAATGTTGCCAAGGGAAATGCATTGTAAACAGCATCAGTCTAAAGGAAGGTGAGGAAGACTTCTTGGAGAAAGCGAGGAAAATTAAATTGTATGGAGCTGCTGTCGTTGTTATGGCTTTTGATGAAGTGGGGCAG GCAACAGAAACAGAAACCAAGATTGCAGTCTGTTCCAGAGCTTATCATCTCCTTGTGGAAAACGTTCACTTCAATCCGAACGATATAATATTTGACCCTAATATTTTGACCATAGGAACTGGAATGGAAGAACATAACCTTTATGCCATAAATTTTATCAATGCTACTAAAACCATAAAA GAAACACTGCCAGGAGCCAGGATAAGTGGAGGTCTTTCCAATCTGTCCTTCTCCTTTCGAGGAATGGATGCCATTCGAGAAGCAATGCATGGAGTGTTCCTTTACCACGCGATTAAG TATGGCATGGACATGGGAATTGTGAATGCTGGGAATCTGCCTGTGTATGATGATATCCAAAAGGAATTGCTGCAACTGTGTGAGAATCTAATCTGGAACAAAGATCCTGATGCGACAGAGAAGCTTTTACATTATGCTCAG AATCATgcccagggaggaaaaaaagttgtACAGACTGATGAGTGGCGTAAAGGCTCTGtggaggaaaggctggaataTGCTCTCATCAAG ggcaTTGAGAAGTATGTCATTTCAGATACAGAAGAAGCAAgattaaaacaggaaaaatatccTAGACCTCTAAATGTAATTGAAGGGCCTTTGATGAATGGCATGAAAATTGTTGGTGATCTTTTTGGTGCTGGAAAGATGTTTCTGCCCCAg GTGATAAAGTCTGCTCGAGTTATGAAGAAAGCAGTTGGCCACCTTATTCCCTatatggaaaaagaaagagaggaaaggagagCCAAGCAAGGCAGCACAGAAGAAGAG GATCCTTACCAGGGTACAATAGTATTGGCAACTGTGAAGGGAGATGTACATGATATCGGCAAGAACATCGTGGGAGTTGTTCTGGGCTGCAACAACTTCAG AGTTATTGATTTAGGAGTCATGACTCCATGTGATAAGATATTAAGAGCTGCTGTTGAGAACAAAGCAG ATATAATTGGCCTGTCTGGTCTCATCACCCCATCTTTGGATGAGATGATTTTTGTCGCCAAGGAAATGGAGAGATTGGCAATAAAGATTCCTTTGCTCATTGGAGGAGCAACTACTTCTAA AACACACACAGCTGTTAAAATTGCCCCACGATATAGCGCACCTGTAGTTCATGTCCTGGATGCATCCAAGAGTGTTGTGGTT TGCTCACAGCTCTTAGATGACAGTATAAAGGATGATTTCTTTGAAGAAATATTAGAAGAATATGAAGAAATTAGACAAGAACACTATGAGTCTCTCAAG GAAAGAAGGTACTTGTCTCTACAGCAAGCTAGAAGAAAAGGTTTCCATAATGACTGGTTATCAGGCCATATACCAG TTAAACCAAAATTCATTGGCACAAAAGTCTTTGAAGATTATGACCTGAGGAGGCTGGTAGAGTACATTGACTGGAAGCCCTTCTTTGACGTCTGGCAGCTTAGGGGAAAGTATCCCAACAGGAGTTTCCCTAAGATCTTCAATGATAAAACTGTAG gTGAAGAAGCAAAGAGAGTTTATAACGATGCTCAAGATCTACTGAAAACATTGattaatgaaaagaaattacaagCCAGAGGTGTGGTTGGGTTCTGGCCAGCTCGAAGTGTTCAAGATGATATCCACTTGTATGCTGTAGAAGAGGCAGTGGGATCTTCAGAACCAATAGCAAAATTTTATGGTTTGAGGCAACAG GCTGAAAAGGACTCTGCCTGCACAGATCCATATTACTGCCTCTCTGACTTCATAGCACCACTAGATTCTGGCATTTGTGACTACTTAGGCCTTTTTGCAGTGGCCTGCTTTGGTGTAGATGATTTATGCAGTGAATTTAGGAAACAGGAGGATGAATACAACATCATAATGGTGAAGGCTCTTGGTGATCGGTTGGCAGAG GCATTTGCTGAGGAGCTTCATGAAAGAGTTCGAAGGGAATTCTGGGCTTACAGTAGTAGTGAGCAGCTGGATCTCTCTGGCCTACGCAAAATTAAATATGAGGGAATTCGCCCTGCCCCTGGATATCCCAGCCAGCCTGACCATACGGAGAAACTCACCATGTGGAAACTTGCAAACATTGAGGAAACAACAG GAATTGGTCTAACAGAATCACTAGCAATGATGCCTGCTTCTGCAGTTTCTGGCCTCTATTTTTCCAGTCCCAATTCCAAATATTTTGCTGTTGGCAAGATATGTAAAGATCAG GTTGAAGATTATGCACTGAGAAAAAATTTGTCTGTGGCAGAAGTGGAGAAGTGGCTGGAACCCATTTTGGGATATGATACTGAACAACTGTGA
- the MTR gene encoding methionine synthase isoform X8 gives MLLSGLEPFRIGPYTNFVNIGERCNVAGSRKFAKLIMAGNYEEALSVAKLQVEMGAQILDINMDDGMLDGPTAMARFCNLISSEPDIAKVPLCIDSSNFSVIEAGLKCCQGKCIVNSISLKEGEEDFLEKARKIKLYGAAVVVMAFDEVGQATETETKIAVCSRAYHLLVENVHFNPNDIIFDPNILTIGTGMEEHNLYAINFINATKTIKETLPGARISGGLSNLSFSFRGMDAIREAMHGVFLYHAIKYGMDMGIVNAGNLPVYDDIQKELLQLCENLIWNKDPDATEKLLHYAQNHAQGGKKVVQTDEWRKGSVEERLEYALIKGIEKYVISDTEEARLKQEKYPRPLNVIEGPLMNGMKIVGDLFGAGKMFLPQVIKSARVMKKAVGHLIPYMEKEREERRAKQGSTEEEDPYQGTIVLATVKGDVHDIGKNIVGVVLGCNNFRVIDLGVMTPCDKILRAAVENKADIIGLSGLITPSLDEMIFVAKEMERLAIKIPLLIGGATTSKTHTAVKIAPRYSAPVVHVLDASKSVVVCSQLLDDSIKDDFFEEILEEYEEIRQEHYESLKERRYLSLQQARRKGFHNDWLSGHIPVKPKFIGTKVFEDYDLRRLVEYIDWKPFFDVWQLRGKYPNRSFPKIFNDKTVGEEAKRVYNDAQDLLKTLINEKKLQARGVVGFWPARSVQDDIHLYAVEEAVGSSEPIAKFYGLRQQAEKDSACTDPYYCLSDFIAPLDSGICDYLGLFAVACFGVDDLCSEFRKQEDEYNIIMVKALGDRLAEAFAEELHERVRREFWAYSSSEQLDLSGLRKIKYEGIRPAPGYPSQPDHTEKLTMWKLANIEETTGIGLTESLAMMPASAVSGLYFSSPNSKYFAVGKICKDQVEDYALRKNLSVAEVEKWLEPILGYDTEQL, from the exons ATGCTGCTGTCAG GTCTGGAGCCATTCAGGATTGGGCCATACACCAACTTCGTTAATATTGGTGAACGTTGCAATGTTGCAGGATCACGGAAGTTTGCTAAACTCATCATGGCAGGCAACTATGAA GAAGCCCTGAGTGTAGCCAAGTTGCAAGTTGAGATGGGGGCCCAGATTCTTGACATAAATATGGATGATGGGATGTTGGATGGCCCCACTGCAATGGCCAGATTTTGTAACTTGATTTCTTCGGAACCTGATATTGCAAAG GTGCCATTATGCATAGACTCCTCAAATTTTTCAGTGATTGAAGCAGGTTTGAAATGTTGCCAAGGGAAATGCATTGTAAACAGCATCAGTCTAAAGGAAGGTGAGGAAGACTTCTTGGAGAAAGCGAGGAAAATTAAATTGTATGGAGCTGCTGTCGTTGTTATGGCTTTTGATGAAGTGGGGCAG GCAACAGAAACAGAAACCAAGATTGCAGTCTGTTCCAGAGCTTATCATCTCCTTGTGGAAAACGTTCACTTCAATCCGAACGATATAATATTTGACCCTAATATTTTGACCATAGGAACTGGAATGGAAGAACATAACCTTTATGCCATAAATTTTATCAATGCTACTAAAACCATAAAA GAAACACTGCCAGGAGCCAGGATAAGTGGAGGTCTTTCCAATCTGTCCTTCTCCTTTCGAGGAATGGATGCCATTCGAGAAGCAATGCATGGAGTGTTCCTTTACCACGCGATTAAG TATGGCATGGACATGGGAATTGTGAATGCTGGGAATCTGCCTGTGTATGATGATATCCAAAAGGAATTGCTGCAACTGTGTGAGAATCTAATCTGGAACAAAGATCCTGATGCGACAGAGAAGCTTTTACATTATGCTCAG AATCATgcccagggaggaaaaaaagttgtACAGACTGATGAGTGGCGTAAAGGCTCTGtggaggaaaggctggaataTGCTCTCATCAAG ggcaTTGAGAAGTATGTCATTTCAGATACAGAAGAAGCAAgattaaaacaggaaaaatatccTAGACCTCTAAATGTAATTGAAGGGCCTTTGATGAATGGCATGAAAATTGTTGGTGATCTTTTTGGTGCTGGAAAGATGTTTCTGCCCCAg GTGATAAAGTCTGCTCGAGTTATGAAGAAAGCAGTTGGCCACCTTATTCCCTatatggaaaaagaaagagaggaaaggagagCCAAGCAAGGCAGCACAGAAGAAGAG GATCCTTACCAGGGTACAATAGTATTGGCAACTGTGAAGGGAGATGTACATGATATCGGCAAGAACATCGTGGGAGTTGTTCTGGGCTGCAACAACTTCAG AGTTATTGATTTAGGAGTCATGACTCCATGTGATAAGATATTAAGAGCTGCTGTTGAGAACAAAGCAG ATATAATTGGCCTGTCTGGTCTCATCACCCCATCTTTGGATGAGATGATTTTTGTCGCCAAGGAAATGGAGAGATTGGCAATAAAGATTCCTTTGCTCATTGGAGGAGCAACTACTTCTAA AACACACACAGCTGTTAAAATTGCCCCACGATATAGCGCACCTGTAGTTCATGTCCTGGATGCATCCAAGAGTGTTGTGGTT TGCTCACAGCTCTTAGATGACAGTATAAAGGATGATTTCTTTGAAGAAATATTAGAAGAATATGAAGAAATTAGACAAGAACACTATGAGTCTCTCAAG GAAAGAAGGTACTTGTCTCTACAGCAAGCTAGAAGAAAAGGTTTCCATAATGACTGGTTATCAGGCCATATACCAG TTAAACCAAAATTCATTGGCACAAAAGTCTTTGAAGATTATGACCTGAGGAGGCTGGTAGAGTACATTGACTGGAAGCCCTTCTTTGACGTCTGGCAGCTTAGGGGAAAGTATCCCAACAGGAGTTTCCCTAAGATCTTCAATGATAAAACTGTAG gTGAAGAAGCAAAGAGAGTTTATAACGATGCTCAAGATCTACTGAAAACATTGattaatgaaaagaaattacaagCCAGAGGTGTGGTTGGGTTCTGGCCAGCTCGAAGTGTTCAAGATGATATCCACTTGTATGCTGTAGAAGAGGCAGTGGGATCTTCAGAACCAATAGCAAAATTTTATGGTTTGAGGCAACAG GCTGAAAAGGACTCTGCCTGCACAGATCCATATTACTGCCTCTCTGACTTCATAGCACCACTAGATTCTGGCATTTGTGACTACTTAGGCCTTTTTGCAGTGGCCTGCTTTGGTGTAGATGATTTATGCAGTGAATTTAGGAAACAGGAGGATGAATACAACATCATAATGGTGAAGGCTCTTGGTGATCGGTTGGCAGAG GCATTTGCTGAGGAGCTTCATGAAAGAGTTCGAAGGGAATTCTGGGCTTACAGTAGTAGTGAGCAGCTGGATCTCTCTGGCCTACGCAAAATTAAATATGAGGGAATTCGCCCTGCCCCTGGATATCCCAGCCAGCCTGACCATACGGAGAAACTCACCATGTGGAAACTTGCAAACATTGAGGAAACAACAG GAATTGGTCTAACAGAATCACTAGCAATGATGCCTGCTTCTGCAGTTTCTGGCCTCTATTTTTCCAGTCCCAATTCCAAATATTTTGCTGTTGGCAAGATATGTAAAGATCAG GTTGAAGATTATGCACTGAGAAAAAATTTGTCTGTGGCAGAAGTGGAGAAGTGGCTGGAACCCATTTTGGGATATGATACTGAACAACTGTGA